The sequence ACCCGGAGCAATATGCCATCAAGTGTGCAGTCACGCACGATTACACTGCTTTTTATGAGATAGAACTGGAAAACAGGCGCGAACTGGGTTACCCGCCATTCGGCTCATTAGTCAATATTCTCTCTCGTGATAAGGATGACAATGAAGCCAAGGTGAGACTAGAACGGCTCCTCGCTGCGATCAAGTCAGGCAAGATGGCTGAGCGAATGGGAATCAGGATACTGGGGCCTCAGCAGGCGGTGCTCTCTAAGTTGCGCGGTGAGTATCGCTGGCACATGGTGCTGCGTTCGGCAGACCGTCAAAAGATGCTCGATCTGTTGAATGCGACATTCGAGTCTAGTCCTGCTCTGCGCAGGCAAATTAGTGTGGATGTAGACCCTATCTCGATGCTCTGAGACTTCTGGAGGGTGGAGAGTTGAAAGCTGAAAGTAGAAAAGCAGAATGCGAATGAAACAACTGCAGACGTAGTCTCAGCGGCTCGAACATGTAGCATATCTAACTGATGAAAACAATAATCTTTATAAATGGACCCAACGGTGTCGGAAAGTCCACAGTCTGTGCGGCGTTATTAAGGCGGCTGCCTCATACGAGCTGGCTTGAGAGTGAATGGTGCAGGTGTATTAATCCGTTTGACTTAACGCCGGAGATTGCAGCGATGACTGAAGACAATATGTCAACGCTGCTGAGAAACTATCTCCAGTGCAGTCTTGTGGACTATGTTATCTTTAGTTATGGCCTTCATGGGCCAAGGAAACGTATCTTCGACAATGTAATCAGCAATCTTCAGGATATATCGTTTCACCTATTGCCGATTACACTTGTTTGCAGCGAAGAAGAGAATGTATGGCGGATGATTCAAGACGGAAGAAATGACGAGAGAATACAAAGGGGTTTGCAAACACGTCATCTATATGAGAATTTGAGAAATCCGGTAATTGATACGACGCAACTATCGGTTGAGGAGACAGTGGAAGAAATCTTAGCGATCCTACGAGTGAGCTCTGGGCAATAGAGTTCCGCGCTCTTGGCTATCTGCTATTTGTTATTCTTGGGAGATGGGCGATGATCAAAACATATCTATTCACTGAAGGCAAGTTCAAGCAGGATGTGCCTCTTGATGACTGGCGCTCACTGGTCAGCGGTGATTGCGCTCTGCTGTGGGTCGATATAAGCGAGTTTGACAAGAATGAAATCGAAGATATCGCAGGCAAGTTCGGTCTGCACCAGTTAGCTATTGAGTCGTGCCTGGATGGATACCGCAGGCCGCATTTGTATGAGTTCGAAGACCATTTCTACGTCAACATGACCCTTATCAGCCCGCGCAATCATAAAAACCATGGCATAAAGCCGGGTGAAATGCATTTATTTGTAGGCGGCAAGTTTATCATTACCGCATCGAAAGAGAAGACCAGCGACGCCGTAAACAATGCGATTAAAGAGTATCAGGATACGCCGGGGCTTTGCTCGCGCGGACCGATGTACGGCGTGTATCTGCTTGCGGAGGATTTGGTAGAGAGCTATTTTCCAATTGTAGAGAACCTGGACAATCAGGCGGATGAGATAGAGTCTCAAATGCTCAACAATGCGACCAAAAAATCGCTGCACAGGCTCTTTGGGCTAAAGAGAAATGCATTTGAGCTTCGGAGGCTGCTTGGTCCGCAGAGGGATATCTTTAGTGAGCTGGCCAGACGAGACTTTTCATTTATCGAGGGTGAGAACCAGGTATACTTTCAGGATGTATACAACCGGATGATACGTATTTTCGATATGTTGGATACCATACGTGAGATATTGAGCGGGAGTTTGGATATATATCTATCCACTGTCTCGAACCGTCTCAACCAGGTGATGATGGCGCTGACAGTCGCCGCTACGATCCTGATGACGCTCTCATTCATCACCGGCTTCTATGGCATGAACTTCACGCATCTGCCGTGGCTTCACGCGCCGAACGCATTTCGTAACATCACGATCCTGATGATTGCCATAACATTGGGAATGCTGTGGTGGTTCAGACGGATCAAGTGGCTTTGAGGTTCGTAATCGTGTATCGTCTATTCGTTGATCGTGGATTGGACATGTTGCGGTAACTCTTGACCGCGTTGAATCAATAAAGCCGTTCCATGCAGCATACGGAACATTTTTGGCAAGTTGCGCCTATTGACTAATAACGGCTTTCCCTGGTAAAATATTCCTGCGTGGCGGAGTACCTCAGTTGGTTAGAGGACCCGGCTCATACCCGGGGCGTCGTCGGTTCGAGCCCGACCTCCGCTACCACTCCACCATACATCACACTTCTTATCCTGCTGCGGTCGGCACAGTCTCTCTTTCAGTCGTCTGAGTGTTTGACGGGTGGTCAAATACGGGCAGATAATCTCTCCAAACCTCATTGTTTGCGCCCGCCATGAACTTGGTCAGGCTTATGAACGGCACATACTTCGGCTTTTTGGGCTGCTGATTGAGAGTATAATTTAGCTGCGAGAGGGTCTTATCGCCTTTCTTTGTGTTGCACTTCTTGCAGCATGCCACAAGGTTGTCCCAAGTATTTTGGCCTCCTAGTCTGCGCGGAATCACGTGGTCCACCGTCAGATCGCTGCCCTTATGCCCGCAATACTGGCAGGTATAGTGATCCCTCGCGAGGATGCTGCGTCTGGAGAGCTTGATCTGCGGCATCGGCCGTCTGACATGGTTTCTGAGCCTGACGACCGAAGGCGCCACATATGCGGTGCTTATCGTGTGCAATTCTCTTGGACTTTCATGGAGCACATCGACTTTGCCGAGAAACACAAGCGATATCGCCCGCCTGATGTTGCAGATATTGAGCGGCTCGTAGTCGCTGTTTAGGACGAGGACCTCATGATTCATAATACCGATCTCTCCCAATAAAAAAGCCCACGCCTGACACGAAGTCAGCGTGGGCTTTTATTATTAATGCCGTACAGCCAATGTTGATAGTGTTCACGCACGCACAAGCCGTCTTCCAGGACTCGCAGCGAGTGCGCCCTGGAGCCGCCGACGAAATTAGTTGGTCTTATCGATGGCATAAGCGTGTTTCACCTAAAGATATTTTAACAGCATGTGGGAGCCTGTGTCAACGCATAGTTGCGTCGATAATTTGTGCGCCTTTTTCAAGCGCGGCTGTGTTCAAAGGTATGAACTTATGGTTACGCTTGGGCAGCGCCTGGGCCATGGATTTTGCTATGGATTCCAGCGAAACCGGTTTGACAAGCTGCGCATAAGCTCCAAGCATCACCATATTTGCAGCCTTTGAGCTGCCGAGTTCTTCTGCAATGTTGCCAGCGTCGATTCCGACTATATCGCAGTCATCACGATAGCCTGGTTTTTCGGCAAGGGATGTGTTGACTACTATCAACCCTTCTCGCCGAACAGACGGAGCGAATTTATCAAGCATATCCTGGGTCAGCGCTATGAGAGTGTGCGGCGATGATGAGACCGGCGAACCGATTTCGTCAGTCGACATTATAACCGTGCACTCAGCCGATCCGCCTCTGGTCTCGGGACCATATGACGGAAACCACACCACATTTCTATCTTCAAGCACTGTCGCGTATGCCAGGAGTTGACCTATCAACATAATTCCCTGGCCGCCAATGCCCGCTATTCTAACTTCCTGATGCATATATTTCTCCGTGTGTATCCAATGCAAGACAAATGGAATTCTTCACACGAAATCACGAAAGAAAGGAAACACGAAAATAAATTTCGTGATTTCGTCTTTTCGTGTTTTCGTGATAAATTAATTCCAGCTCTAATTATCTATCTACAAATACTCCGACAGGAAAGACTTCACTCATTTTCTCATCGATCCACTTAAATGATTCGATAGGTGTCATTCTCCAGTTTGTGGGGCAGTTGCTGAGCACTTCCACCAGAGAGAAGCCTTTGCCGTCGATCTGATTCTGAAATGCGTGTTTGATCGCCTTTTTTGTCTTGACAAGACCCGCCGGGCTTGTAGGCGCGACTCTTTCGATATAAGACGGTCCGTCCAAAGTCGCCAGCATCTCACATACACGTATTGGGTAGCCGTTCACATGCGGGTCTCTACCGGTCGGGCAGGTAGTCGTCTTCTGGCCGATCAGTGTGGTCGGAGCCATCTGCCCGCCTGTCATACCGTATGTAGTGTTGTTGATAAAGATAACCGATATATTCTCGCCTCTGCCTGCCGCATGGACGATCTCAGCGGTGCCTATAGATGCCAGGTCGCCGTCACCCTGATATGACCATACGACTCTGTCCGGCAGCATCCGCTTTACACCCGTCGCAACAGATGGCGCTCTGCCATGAGAGGCCTCAATAATATCGCACGACATATATTCATACATGAAAACCGCACAGCCGACGGGACATACTCCGACGGTTTGGTGAATGATATCAAGTTCGTCCATGACCTCGGCTATAAGGCGATGGGTCGTGCTGTGGAGACATCCAGCACAGTAAGAGAACTCAGCATCCGTAAGTCCTTTTGGTCGTTCAAATACCTTTTGCATCAGTTGGCTGTCTCCTTCCTGCTCGAATAGTGCGATACTACAGGCGGCTTGCCGAACCTTGCGCGCACTTCGTTTAGTATCTCGGTCGGCGTCGGGACAGCTCCGCCGCTGCGTCCATAGAACTCTACCTCGGACGCTCCGTTCACAGCCAGCCTTACATCCTCTACCATCTGACCGCAGTTCATCTCGACCACCAGGAATCGCTTGCCGTCTTTGGCGAGATCGGCGATCTGCAGGGTAGGGAACGGGAAGAGAGTGATAGGGCGCAGCAGCCCGACTTTCATTCCTTCGTCGCGCGCCATGTCGACCACGCTTCGGCAAATGCGCGCAGGGCAGCCGTATGCAACCATTACAAGCTCGGCATCTTCGGTCTGATATTCCTTGAACCTGACCTCATGCATCTGCGCGGCAGCATATTTTGCCTGAATGCGCTGGTTAAGGCCTTCCAGCACCTCAGGGTCGATCCAGAGAGAGTTGATGATATTATGAGCGCGTCCTCTGGCGCCGTTTGTGGCCCATGGCTTCGGATACTCGACTATATCGAAGTTATCATGCATATCCAACGGTTCGAGCATCTGGCCGATGATGGCGTCCATAAGGATCATTGCCGGGTTGCGATATTTATCCGCCAAGTCGAATGCAAGCGGCATGAACTCATAGCACTCCTGCACGCTCCATGGAGCTAGAACCAGCAGCTTATAGTCTCCGTGCCCGCCGCCCTTTGTTGCTTGGAAATAGTCCGCCTGGCCGGGAAGTGTGTTTCCCAGACCCGGTCCACCGCGTTGAACATTGACAATAACGCACGGCAGCTCACATGCGGCTATATAGGAGATTCCTTCCTGTTTGAGGCTGACTCCCGGGCTTGAGGATGAAGTCATAGCTCTCTTGCCGGCGCATGCCGCGCCGTAGACCATGTTGATGGCCGAGACTTCACTTTCGGCCTGTATAAATACTCCGCCATTTGCGGGCATAAGTTCGGACATATACTCGGGAACTTCATTTTGTGGAGTGATCGGGTAGCCAAAGAATGCTTTGCATCCTGCTGCTATCGCTCCGTAACACAGGGCAGCGTTGCCCTTAGTCAATTTCTTTGTCGCCATAAGTTATCTCCATACCTCGATCGCGACATCCGGGCACATGCGCGCACATATGGCGCAGCCTGTGCACTCGTCCTTTTTGATAAAACACGATGGACGGTAACCCTTGTGGTTGAATGAATCCTCCATCGTGATGCAGCCGTTAGGACAGAAGTGAACGCACAGCTCACAGCCCTTGCATCTTTCGCGGTCGATCTTGATTGTGCCTGCCAATCAGCGCACCCCCAATCTACGGTCGATAAATCTAAGCACGCTATTGCGCTCGATCAGCGCCGACATAGAATGCTTTTCTGAGTAAAGATGTATTGCAATAATAATGACAATAGCGCAGGCCTGAAAAACGGGTCCGGTGCTTTGGACCATTATCAGCCCCAAAGCCGCGCCGAGGGTGTTTGACCCCGAATCGCCCATCATTGCCTTGCCTTTAGAATCGATGACCGAAAACATTAGTGTGACGGC is a genomic window of Armatimonadota bacterium containing:
- a CDS encoding 2-oxoacid:acceptor oxidoreductase family protein — encoded protein: MHQEVRIAGIGGQGIMLIGQLLAYATVLEDRNVVWFPSYGPETRGGSAECTVIMSTDEIGSPVSSSPHTLIALTQDMLDKFAPSVRREGLIVVNTSLAEKPGYRDDCDIVGIDAGNIAEELGSSKAANMVMLGAYAQLVKPVSLESIAKSMAQALPKRNHKFIPLNTAALEKGAQIIDATMR
- a CDS encoding ferredoxin family protein: MAGTIKIDRERCKGCELCVHFCPNGCITMEDSFNHKGYRPSCFIKKDECTGCAICARMCPDVAIEVWR
- a CDS encoding thiamine pyrophosphate-dependent enzyme; translation: MQKVFERPKGLTDAEFSYCAGCLHSTTHRLIAEVMDELDIIHQTVGVCPVGCAVFMYEYMSCDIIEASHGRAPSVATGVKRMLPDRVVWSYQGDGDLASIGTAEIVHAAGRGENISVIFINNTTYGMTGGQMAPTTLIGQKTTTCPTGRDPHVNGYPIRVCEMLATLDGPSYIERVAPTSPAGLVKTKKAIKHAFQNQIDGKGFSLVEVLSNCPTNWRMTPIESFKWIDEKMSEVFPVGVFVDR
- a CDS encoding HNH endonuclease, with amino-acid sequence MNHEVLVLNSDYEPLNICNIRRAISLVFLGKVDVLHESPRELHTISTAYVAPSVVRLRNHVRRPMPQIKLSRRSILARDHYTCQYCGHKGSDLTVDHVIPRRLGGQNTWDNLVACCKKCNTKKGDKTLSQLNYTLNQQPKKPKYVPFISLTKFMAGANNEVWRDYLPVFDHPSNTQTTERETVPTAAG
- the corA gene encoding magnesium/cobalt transporter CorA; its protein translation is MIKTYLFTEGKFKQDVPLDDWRSLVSGDCALLWVDISEFDKNEIEDIAGKFGLHQLAIESCLDGYRRPHLYEFEDHFYVNMTLISPRNHKNHGIKPGEMHLFVGGKFIITASKEKTSDAVNNAIKEYQDTPGLCSRGPMYGVYLLAEDLVESYFPIVENLDNQADEIESQMLNNATKKSLHRLFGLKRNAFELRRLLGPQRDIFSELARRDFSFIEGENQVYFQDVYNRMIRIFDMLDTIREILSGSLDIYLSTVSNRLNQVMMALTVAATILMTLSFITGFYGMNFTHLPWLHAPNAFRNITILMIAITLGMLWWFRRIKWL
- a CDS encoding 3-methyl-2-oxobutanoate dehydrogenase subunit VorB, whose translation is MATKKLTKGNAALCYGAIAAGCKAFFGYPITPQNEVPEYMSELMPANGGVFIQAESEVSAINMVYGAACAGKRAMTSSSSPGVSLKQEGISYIAACELPCVIVNVQRGGPGLGNTLPGQADYFQATKGGGHGDYKLLVLAPWSVQECYEFMPLAFDLADKYRNPAMILMDAIIGQMLEPLDMHDNFDIVEYPKPWATNGARGRAHNIINSLWIDPEVLEGLNQRIQAKYAAAQMHEVRFKEYQTEDAELVMVAYGCPARICRSVVDMARDEGMKVGLLRPITLFPFPTLQIADLAKDGKRFLVVEMNCGQMVEDVRLAVNGASEVEFYGRSGGAVPTPTEILNEVRARFGKPPVVSHYSSRKETAN